The following proteins are encoded in a genomic region of Arachis ipaensis cultivar K30076 chromosome B02, Araip1.1, whole genome shotgun sequence:
- the LOC107628103 gene encoding ferric reduction oxidase 2 (The sequence of the model RefSeq protein was modified relative to this genomic sequence to represent the inferred CDS: added 151 bases not found in genome assembly) — protein sequence MILYAIRLVVLVVLLGWIFIWIMMPTSTFRQTWLPHLRAKTTTSTYFGSQGTTLLIYTFPVLFIASLGCIYLHIVKKANDSNMDRCDNRNDDKGGKETIWKRPFIVKGPLGIVSGTEVAMLLMFIGLLLWSFASYLHNFFALITQKSAAQFGVKLWELKLEDAGLILGLVGNICLAFLFFPVSRASPVLPLLGLTSESCIKYHIWLGHLVLTFFTAHGVSYIIFWAATNQISQMVKWEKIGISNVAGEISLVCGLILWIATIPGIRRKFFELFFYAHYLYIFFMLFFIFHVGISYASIMLPGFYIFMVDRFLRFLQSRTHVHLVSARVLPCDTIELNFSKTLELSYTPTSVMFINIRSISKLQWHPFTITSSSKLEPEKLSVVIKSEGTWSKKLYQMLSTPTIDHIDVSVEGPYGPASTNYLRHDSLVMVSGGSGITPFISIIRDLIYLSTTFKYKTPKILLICAFKNTSSLSMLDLILPISGTPFEISNLELQIEAYITRDKEFKSNTLINLQTKWFKPNPNDAPIYAILGPNNWLWFGAIISSSFIIFLILIGIITRYYIFPKDHNTNGIFSYSLKALINMLVMCVSIAIVASVGVLWNKKLSAKKGNNQVQHLEGLSPTVSPSSVVYYNNNGGNHNVELESLPSQLIAQATNVHYGERPDLRKILFEIKGSSVGVFASGPKKMRQEVAAICSTGLTENLHFESISFSW from the exons GTACAACACTTTTGATTTATACTTTTCCAGTATTGTTCATAGCTTCTCTTGGGTGTATCTACCTCCATATAGTCAAAAAAGCAAATGATTCCAACATGGATAG ATGTGACAATAGGAATGATGATAAAGGAGGTAAGGAAACAATATGGAAGCGTCCATTTATTGTAAAAGGGCCTCTTGGAATTGTTTCTGGAACAGAGGTAGCAATGTTGTTAATGTTTATTGGACTCCTACTTTGGTCCTTTGCTTCTTACTTGCACAACTTCTTTGCTCTAATCACACAAAAATCAGCAGCACAATTTGGTGTAAAACT ATGGGAATTGAAACTGGAGGACGCAGGACTAATATTGGGTTTGGTTGGTAACATATGCTTGGCATTCTTGTTCTTTCCTGTGTCACGTGCCTCCCCCGTGCTTCCACTTCTTGGCCTCACCTCTGAGAGTTGCATTAAATACCATATATGGCTTGGACATTTGGTTCTCACTTTCTTCACAGCCCATGGCGTTTCCTACATCATTTTTTGGGCTGCCACCAACCAAATTTCTCAG atGGTGAAATGGGAGAAAATTGGGATATCAAATGTGGCCGGAGAGATTTCATTGGTATGTGGTTTGATCCTATGGATTGCAACAATTCCTGGCATTAGAAGAAAATTCTTTGAGCTTTTCTTCTATGCTCACTACCTCTACATATTCTTCATGCTCTTCTTCATCTTCCATGTTGGAATTTCCTATGCAAGCATCATGCTCCCTGGTTTCTACATCTTCATGGTTGATCGTTTCCTAAGGTTTCTTCAGTCAAGAACCCATGTTCATTTGGTTTCTGCTCGTGTCTTGCCTTGTGATACCATAGAACTCAACTTCTCTAAAACCCTTG AGTTAAGTTACACTCCCACAAGTGTTATGTTCATAAATATACGAAGCATATCAAAGCTACAATGGCATCCATTCACCATTACTTCAAGTAGCAAATTGGAGCCAGAAAAGCTTAGTGTTGTTATTAAGAGTGAAGGAACTTGGTCCAAAAAATTGTACCAAATGCTCTCAACACCTACAATTGATCACATTGATGTATCTGTTGAAGGCCCTTATGGACCTGCATCAACCAATTATCTAAG gCATGATTCACTTGTTATGGTTAGTGGAGGAAGTGGCATAACACCTTTTATCTCCATCATTAGGGACTTAATTTATCTTAGCACCACATTCAAgtacaaaaccccaaaaatactccTAATTTGTGCATTCAAGAACACTTCATCTCTCTCAATGTTAGACTTGATCCTCCCAATTTCTGGCACCCCATTTGAAATTTCCAATTTGGAGTTACAAATTGAAGCCTACATCACAAGAGACAAGGAGTTCAAATCAAATACCTTAATCAACCTTCAAACAAAATGGTTCAAACCTAATCCAAATGATGCCCCAATATATGCCATATTAGGCCCAAATAATTGGCTTTGGTTTGGAGCTATAATTTCAAGTTCTTtcatcatttttcttattttaattgggATCATTACACGTTACTACATTTTCCCTAAAGATCATAACACAAATGGAATATTCTCATACTCTTTGAAGGCTTTAATTAACATGCTAGTAATGTGTGTGTCCATAGCCATAGTTGCTAGTGTAGGTGTTCTTTGGAACAAGAAATTAAGTGCTAAGAAAGGAAATAATCAAGTTCAACATTTGGAAGGGTTATCACCAACAGTGTCACCAAGCTCAGTGGTTTATTACAATAATAATGGAGGGAATCATAATGTGGAATTGGAAAGCCTTCCAAGCCAGTTAATTGCTCAGGCTACCAATGTTCATTATGGTGAAAGACCTGACCTAAGAA AAATACTATTTGAAATAAAAGGGTCAAGCGTGGGAGTTTTTGCTTCAGGACCCAAGAAAATGAGGCAAGAGGTTGCAGCTATATGCTCAACTGGTTTAACTGAAAATCTACACTTTGAGTCCATTAGTTTTAGTTggtaa
- the LOC107628104 gene encoding BAHD acyltransferase At5g47980-like codes for MEEVKVEIISRENIKPSSTPSHLKTFKHSFLDQLAPFPYAKVILFYASQNLSGFPKRLELLKQSLSETLTQFYPLAGKIKDNLSIDCNDEGANFVVAKLNCPITKFLKKPDLNTLNKFLPTTPYIEETMIGAYVTNIQVNVFDCGGIAIGFCISHRIIDGDSLDTFLKVWTERASCNHNSKLLTKPNFATSSLFPTSTLHFRDLSKKTWGSIFRKGKWVTRRFLFKNSAIATLKAQIVAKSSSDPFKNHPNTPTRVQIVSALFWKYFMAASKDQFGIQRPSILLNTMNLRRRMAESLHPENSIGNFLWLTISEHKSEHELNLNELVSKVKKSIEEIDKDFVARLQSEEERRSIRETFFRKMSLSNNKGDEVLEGLNVNSWCNFGYYDADFGWGKPMWVSSVGVQGNSVLGDKITLVDTKFKDGIEAWVTLDEEKMKYLVSSTELLTYATLDPSPLAMSNSRL; via the coding sequence ATGGAAGAAGTTAAAGTTGAAATCATTTCTAGAGAAAATATTAAACCTTCTTCTACACCCTCTCACCTAAAAACCTTCAAACACTCCTTTTTAGATCAACTTGCTCCTTTTCCTTATGCAAAAGTCATCCTATTCTACGCCTCACAAAATCTCTCTGGATTCCCTAAGAGATTAGAGTTACTTAAACAATCATTATCTGAAACACTAACACAATTCTATCCTCTTGCTGGAAAGATCAAAGATAATTTGTCCATTGATTGCAATGATGAAGGTGCTAACTTTGTAGTAGCCAAACTGAATTGTCCTATTACAAAGTTTCTAAAGAAGCCTGATTTGAATACACTGAACAAGTTTCTTCCAACTACTCCATACATTGAAGAAACAATGATAGGAGCTTATGTGACTAATATTCAAGTTAATGTCTTTGATTGTGGTGGAATTGCAATTGGATTTTGCATTTCTCATAGGATCATTGATGGTGATTCACTTGACACCTTCCTGAAGGTGTGGACAGAAAGAGCAAGCTGCAACCACAATTCAAAACTattgacaaaaccaaattttgcTACAAGTTCCTTGTTCCCTACAAGTACTTTACATTTCAGAGACTTGTCAAAGAAAACATGGGGTTCCATTTTTAGAAAAGGAAAATGGGTTACAAGGAGATTTCTGTTCAAAAATTCAGCTATTGCCACTCTCAAGGCTCAAATAGTGGCAAAATCTTCATCTGATCCATTCAAGAATCATCCTAATACTCCTACACGTGTTCAGATAGTTTCTGCATTGTTCTGGAAGTATTTCATGGCCGCATCCAAGGATCAATTTGGAATTCAGAGGCCTTCTATTCTGCTGAATACGATGAATCTTCGCCGAAGAATGGCAGAGTCTCTACATCCTGAAAATTCTATAGGGAATTTTCTGTGGTTGACAATTTCAGAACACAAGAGTGAGCATGAGTTGAATTTGAATGAGTTGGTGAGTAAAGTGAAGAAGTCAATTGAAGAAATTGATAAGGATTTTGTTGCAAGGTTGCAAAGTGAAGAGGAAAGGAGATCAATCAGAGAAACTTTTTTTAGGAAAATGAGTTTGTCTAATAATAAGGGTGATGAGGTATTGGAAGGATTAAATGTTAATAGTTGGTGTAACTTTGGATACTATGATGCTGATTTTGGATGGGGAAAACCTATGTGGGTGAGTAGTGTTGGTGTACAAGGTAATTCAGTGTTAGGGGATAAAATAACCTTGGTTGATACTAAGTTTAAAGATGGTATAGAGGCTTGGGTTACCTTGGATGAGGAGAAAATGAAGTATTTGGTGTCAAGCACTGAATTACTCACTTATGCAACTCTTGATCCAAGTCCTTTGGCAATGTCTAACTCAAGGTTATAG
- the LOC107621719 gene encoding probable receptor-like protein kinase At5g24010, with amino-acid sequence MALTRHPTRVLSFFFFFHLSCSTLSVLSHMFSPIDNYLINCGSSESTTAVDFRRFSGDLSGNHHSPLPSSSNGAFPLRNKGNFPDLPSIYRTAMVFNKPTKYVFPIKEQGTHMVRLHFFAFNSTRYDLGQSQFHVLVNGVVVLSNSRRVISSEKPMITEYLIKVLNEEHLVIHFVPTKDSRLAFVNAIEVISAPKDLVPETATYLSSKGIENFNGLSNQALEVVYRVTVGGPKITPFNDSLWRTWIPDNEFLRSSFGSERLYFGGRIKYHAGGASREVGPDNMYNSARLIKSNNDSVPNVNVTWEFPIIGGYKYLVRLHFCDIASIQLGLLYFNVYVNGYLALQDLDLSSITGSLASPFYADFIVDGNGIENLSVAIGPSNSSIPYVYDAILNGVEVMKMNNSHNSLDGEVCAGFVLKNWASGNESILLTFIAAICILLSIFIVVRRKIIDSRNYVPWSRLPMNASEDNEIKT; translated from the coding sequence ATGGCCCTCACGCGCCACCCCACGCGCgtcctctccttcttcttcttcttccacctctCTTGCTCAACTCTCTCCGTTCTCTCACACATGTTCTCCCCCATAGACAACTACCTCATCAACTGCGGCTCCTCCGAGTCAACCACCGCCGTTGACTTCCGTCGGTTCTCCGGAGATCTTTCCGGCAACCACCACTCCCCTCTACCATCATCATCAAACGGAGCTTTCCCACTCAGAAACAAAGGCAATTTTCCCGATTTGCCCTCAATCTACCGTACAGCCATGGTTTTCAACAAACCAACAAAGTACGTTTTCCCCATCAAGGAACAAGGCACACACATGGTACGTCTTCACTTTTTCGCATTCAATTCAACAAGATATGATCTGGGTCAATCTCAATTTCACGTCTTGGTTAATGGTGTTGTTGTTTTAAGCAACTCTAGAAGAGTGATTAGTAGTGAAAAGCCCATGATCACCGAGTATTTGATAAAAGTCCTCAATGAGGAGCACCTAGTGATTCATTTTGTTCCAACTAAAGATTCCAGATTGGCGTTCGTGAATGCAATTGAGGTGATTTCTGCACCAAAGGACCTTGTTCCTGAAACTGCAACATACCTTAGTTCAAAGGGTATTGAGAATTTCAATGGATTAAGCAACCAAGCTCTTGAAGTTGTGTATAGGGTCACTGTTGGGGGTCCTAAGATTACACCATTCAATGATTCATTGTGGAGGACTTGGATTCCTGATAACGAGTTCTTGAGATCGAGTTTTGGATCTGAAAGGCTTTACTTTGGTGGTAGGATCAAGTACCATGCTGGAGGAGCTAGCCGCGAAGTTGGACCAGATAATATGTACAATAGTGCAAGGTTGATCAAGAGTAACAATGATTCTGTTCCTAATGTTAATGTGACATGGGAGTTTCCAATAATTGGAGGTTATAAGTACCTTGTGAGGTTGCATTTCTGTGACATTGCTAGTATTCAACTTGGTTTGCTCTATTTCAATGTTTATGTCAATGGTTACCTAGCATTGCAAGATTTGGATCTATCGTCAATCACTGGTTCATTGGCTTCACCATTTTATGCCGACTTTATCGTGGATGGAAATGGAATTGAAAACTTGAGTGTGGCCATTGGCCCGTCAAATAGCAGCATTCCATATGTCTATGATGCTATCTTAAATGGAGTTGAGGTTATGAAGATGAACAATTCTCACAATAGTCTTGATGGCGAAGTTTGTGCTGGTTTTGTTCTCAAGAACTGGGCAAGTGGAAATGAAAGCATTTTGCTTACTTTTATAGCTGCTATCTGCATTTTGTTGAGCATCTTCATTGTGGTTCGTAGGAAGATTATCGATTCCAGGAACTATGTGCCATGGTCAAGGTTGCCTATGAATGCTTCCGAAGACAATGAAATTAAGACTTAA